One part of the Candidatus Poribacteria bacterium genome encodes these proteins:
- the rph gene encoding ribonuclease PH codes for MAREDGRTPNQMRPTRIVRNYIKHPEGSVLIAVGDTQVVCTASVEESQPRFMREQHLRNRGWVTAEYSMLPRSTSDRMRREVTRGSLGGRTQEIQRLIGRSLRAIVDFKALGERTIWIDCDVIQADGGTRTAAITGAFIALWDACQWLMDQKLIRTIPIVEHVAATSVGIINGTPMLDLCYTEDSSADVDMNVVMTGAGKFVEIQGTAEETPFSKEESDQLLDLAVSGIEQLIRLQKQIIIENRDEVSIGNPESG; via the coding sequence ATGGCAAGAGAAGATGGGCGCACGCCGAATCAGATGCGCCCGACCCGCATCGTTCGGAATTACATTAAACACCCAGAAGGATCTGTCTTGATTGCTGTCGGTGATACACAAGTTGTTTGTACGGCATCGGTGGAAGAATCGCAACCGCGTTTCATGCGTGAGCAGCACCTCCGAAATCGAGGTTGGGTGACTGCGGAGTATTCAATGCTACCCCGCTCCACCTCCGACCGGATGCGGCGTGAAGTTACGCGAGGGTCGCTTGGCGGCAGAACACAAGAGATTCAACGACTTATCGGTAGATCCTTGAGAGCGATCGTCGATTTCAAAGCCCTGGGTGAACGCACGATTTGGATTGATTGTGATGTTATTCAAGCGGACGGCGGCACCCGTACCGCAGCAATTACCGGTGCATTTATCGCGCTTTGGGATGCCTGTCAATGGCTGATGGATCAAAAACTGATAAGAACGATTCCAATCGTTGAGCATGTAGCAGCGACGAGTGTCGGCATCATTAATGGAACACCTATGCTAGATCTCTGTTATACGGAGGATTCTAGCGCTGATGTCGACATGAATGTTGTCATGACAGGTGCGGGTAAATTTGTGGAGATCCAAGGAACGGCGGAAGAAACCCCCTTCTCCAAAGAAGAATCGGATCAGCTGCTCGATCTGGCGGTTAGCGGGATTGAACAATTGATCCGGCTTCAAAAACAGATTATCATTGAGAATAGAGATGAAGTTAGTATTGGCAACCCGGAATCAGGGTAA
- the alr gene encoding alanine racemase has product MTTTTWVEVDLSAIRSNAQAIKAHTQSSSLIAVIKADAYGHGAIPVAKALHEEAAMYAIATVAEAVELRTAGIRKPVLVLFNALPIQAETIIEYELTASVYEPTLCKALSRAAQAKGTSVKVHLDVDTGMNRGGIWYTEAVDFLKWLTTLERIEIEGIFTHFATADEADKSHVHLQLDRFKSVLSTLSKLNLRPLIVHAANSAAALTLPDAHFDAVRVGLSLYGVYPSSEVRRTSPVSLRPALNWKARLICLRQSMQGEGVSYGRTHIVDDLTWLATLPVGYADGYPRALSNRGEALIHSTRCQQVGSVCMDGTVFRIASQEGDENLPLHIGDEAVLIGKQGDLEIRADHVAEKAGTIPYEILTGIGKRIPRVYVNQES; this is encoded by the coding sequence ATGACAACGACAACGTGGGTGGAAGTAGATCTCTCTGCAATTCGATCTAACGCACAAGCAATCAAAGCGCATACCCAGAGCAGTTCGCTGATTGCTGTGATTAAGGCAGATGCGTATGGACACGGTGCCATTCCGGTCGCCAAAGCATTGCACGAGGAAGCGGCGATGTATGCGATCGCTACCGTGGCCGAAGCCGTCGAATTGCGTACTGCTGGCATCAGAAAGCCGGTACTAGTGCTGTTCAATGCGCTGCCAATTCAGGCGGAGACGATTATTGAATATGAGCTGACAGCCTCGGTGTATGAACCGACACTCTGCAAGGCGTTGTCCCGTGCGGCGCAAGCGAAGGGAACCTCGGTTAAGGTGCACCTTGATGTGGACACTGGCATGAATCGTGGCGGGATATGGTATACAGAAGCGGTTGATTTTCTGAAATGGCTGACAACCTTAGAAAGGATAGAGATTGAAGGAATCTTCACCCATTTTGCCACGGCGGACGAAGCCGACAAAAGCCATGTACATCTGCAGTTAGACCGGTTCAAGTCGGTGCTTTCCACTCTTTCCAAACTCAATCTTCGTCCCCTAATTGTCCACGCTGCCAACAGTGCAGCCGCATTAACGCTTCCCGACGCCCATTTTGATGCAGTTCGTGTCGGCTTGAGTTTATACGGCGTTTATCCATCGTCCGAAGTCAGACGAACAAGCCCTGTGTCTTTGCGACCTGCCCTGAATTGGAAGGCACGCCTCATCTGTTTGCGTCAGTCGATGCAAGGAGAAGGGGTCAGCTACGGTCGCACCCACATAGTTGATGACCTGACATGGCTAGCCACGCTGCCCGTCGGATATGCTGATGGCTACCCACGTGCTCTATCGAATCGGGGTGAGGCGTTGATCCATAGCACGAGATGTCAACAGGTTGGATCAGTCTGTATGGATGGGACGGTATTTCGGATTGCGTCGCAGGAAGGAGATGAGAATCTGCCTCTACACATCGGCGATGAAGCAGTGCTGATTGGGAAGCAGGGAGACTTAGAGATCCGCGCGGATCACGTTGCGGAGAAGGCGGGAACCATCCCGTATGAGATTCTGACGGGGATTGGCAAACGGATTCCTCGGGTTTACGTGAATCAGGAATCATAA
- a CDS encoding XTP/dITP diphosphatase, whose product MKLVLATRNQGKVREIGDILQDQSGIELLSLRNYPDAPDVVEDGKTYDENAIKKASTLAEYTGHLTIADDSGLEVDALDGAPGVHSARYAGENASDQDRIAKLLNALQDIPDDRRSGRFICAVAIAEPLAKVQVVRGVCEGRIIHGSRGTSGFGYDPIFVPLDYAETFAELGDEIKNQISHRAKALEKASKMLSEMIFKRC is encoded by the coding sequence ATGAAGTTAGTATTGGCAACCCGGAATCAGGGTAAAGTACGAGAAATTGGCGACATACTTCAAGATCAAAGCGGGATTGAACTTCTGTCACTCCGCAATTACCCGGACGCGCCAGATGTCGTCGAAGATGGCAAAACCTATGACGAAAACGCTATTAAAAAAGCCTCTACCCTTGCCGAATACACCGGACATCTCACCATCGCCGATGACTCCGGTTTGGAGGTAGATGCACTTGACGGAGCCCCCGGCGTCCATTCGGCACGGTATGCCGGCGAAAACGCTTCAGACCAAGACCGTATCGCCAAGTTGCTCAATGCACTTCAGGATATTCCCGATGACCGGAGGTCAGGACGGTTTATCTGTGCTGTGGCTATTGCTGAACCTCTTGCTAAAGTACAGGTTGTTCGTGGTGTCTGTGAAGGGCGGATTATTCATGGATCGCGCGGGACGAGTGGCTTCGGATATGATCCGATCTTTGTCCCTCTGGACTATGCAGAGACCTTTGCAGAATTAGGGGACGAGATTAAGAATCAGATTAGCCACCGCGCGAAGGCGTTGGAAAAAGCGAGCAAGATGTTGAGCGAAATGATCTTCAAGCGATGTTAG